A portion of the Treponema rectale genome contains these proteins:
- the flgF gene encoding flagellar basal-body rod protein FlgF, protein MIRGWYIGASGMTAQQNRLDAISNNLANVDTTGFKKDIPVSKEFSELLLRRSRADGVYPTVFGSADVKPIIGTIGLGVETNELYTDFSQGSFKNTETNTDMALSGEGFFTVKTPMGERYTRNGNFILGKEGILLTKEGYPVQGENGDIHVEDDKFMVNKDGMIYSREDGTLVDRIKLVRFDNERYLQKTGSSLYNTSRWSGDAHIAEGDERPQIVQGFTETSNVNVVNEMVQMIEVNRAYEANQKTVQTQDSMMDTLWSKVVTVNR, encoded by the coding sequence ATGATACGCGGATGGTATATCGGTGCAAGCGGAATGACCGCACAGCAGAACAGGCTTGATGCTATTTCCAATAACCTTGCAAATGTAGATACGACAGGTTTTAAGAAAGATATTCCTGTAAGTAAGGAATTCAGCGAGCTTCTTTTACGCCGTTCCCGTGCAGACGGTGTCTATCCGACTGTTTTCGGTTCTGCAGACGTAAAGCCGATTATCGGTACCATCGGTCTTGGTGTAGAGACAAACGAGCTTTACACGGATTTTTCTCAGGGGTCTTTTAAAAATACAGAAACTAATACTGACATGGCATTGAGCGGAGAAGGTTTCTTTACGGTAAAAACTCCTATGGGAGAACGCTACACCAGAAACGGAAACTTTATTCTCGGAAAAGAGGGAATTCTCCTTACAAAAGAAGGATATCCGGTACAGGGAGAAAACGGCGACATTCACGTTGAAGATGATAAATTCATGGTTAATAAAGACGGAATGATTTATTCCAGGGAAGACGGAACTCTTGTTGACCGTATTAAACTTGTTCGTTTTGACAATGAACGTTACCTTCAGAAAACCGGTTCTTCCCTTTATAACACCAGCCGCTGGTCAGGAGATGCCCATATTGCAGAAGGTGATGAACGTCCGCAGATTGTGCAGGGATTTACAGAGACTAGTAACGTTAACGTTGTTAATGAAATGGTTCAGATGATTGAAGTTAACCGTGCCTATGAGGCAAACCAGAAGACTGTGCAGACACAGGATTCCATGATGGATACCCTCTGGTCTAAGGTTGTAACTGTAAATAGATAA
- the flgG gene encoding flagellar basal-body rod protein FlgG, whose amino-acid sequence MVRSLWNAATGMNGQQANIDTISNNLSNVNTTGFKQHRAEFEDLVYQNVKMAGTPATEDTVTPVGLQMGCGVKIGATQRIMSQGSLQHTGVDTDIAIVGEGFFRVQQYDGSWAYTRDGSFKVDSTGQMVTANGLRLMPEIILPEGFQIETLNINDLGKVSVKVDGQVEPVEVGQLELYRFPNAVGLENTGDNLYKVTNASGDPVASRPGKDGMGITRHRYLEMSNVSVVNEMVQMIVAQRAYEFNSKAIQTSDSMLQTASQLKR is encoded by the coding sequence ATGGTAAGAAGTTTATGGAATGCAGCAACCGGAATGAACGGACAGCAGGCTAATATTGATACTATCTCTAACAATCTTTCCAATGTTAATACGACAGGTTTCAAACAGCATCGTGCTGAGTTTGAAGACCTTGTATATCAGAATGTAAAGATGGCAGGAACTCCTGCTACTGAAGATACAGTTACTCCTGTAGGACTTCAGATGGGCTGCGGTGTAAAAATCGGTGCAACTCAGCGTATCATGAGTCAGGGTTCCCTTCAGCATACCGGTGTAGATACTGATATTGCAATTGTGGGAGAAGGTTTCTTCCGCGTTCAGCAGTATGACGGAAGCTGGGCTTATACCCGTGACGGTTCTTTTAAGGTGGATTCTACAGGCCAGATGGTTACGGCAAACGGACTCAGGCTTATGCCGGAAATTATTCTTCCTGAAGGTTTTCAGATTGAGACCCTTAATATAAATGATCTTGGTAAAGTAAGCGTAAAGGTTGACGGTCAGGTGGAACCTGTTGAAGTAGGGCAGCTTGAACTTTACCGCTTTCCGAATGCAGTAGGTCTTGAAAACACCGGAGACAATCTTTATAAGGTTACAAATGCTTCGGGAGATCCTGTAGCTTCCCGCCCGGGTAAAGACGGTATGGGTATTACAAGGCACCGTTATCTTGAAATGAGTAATGTAAGCGTTGTAAATGAAATGGTTCAGATGATTGTTGCCCAGAGAGCATACGAATTTAACTCAAAGGCAATACAGACCAGTGATTCCATGCTTCAGACTGCAAGTCAGTTAAAACGTTAA
- a CDS encoding rod-binding protein has product MAVSGIGGTGITGTLSDGSYMVNSARDNLKHDEFKRLVEDARKNLDAPKTSVGGVSSSQIARNHRLNGDYTQGFYGTFTSEKDRTASPRGFAANSASSSGKKIVIDRTSDLYAQSMEMENYMVKMMLSSMRNTIQHTSLSGDGNDYARNMYEDMMYDNLAESLTKNSGFGIADQIYIELSGQR; this is encoded by the coding sequence ATGGCAGTCAGCGGAATAGGTGGAACTGGAATTACAGGAACTCTGTCAGACGGCTCATATATGGTTAATTCTGCAAGGGATAATCTTAAGCACGATGAATTCAAGCGGCTTGTAGAAGATGCAAGAAAAAATCTTGATGCTCCCAAAACCTCTGTGGGAGGAGTGTCTTCCAGCCAGATTGCCCGCAATCACCGTCTTAATGGGGATTATACTCAGGGATTCTACGGAACTTTTACTTCTGAAAAAGACAGGACTGCATCTCCACGGGGATTTGCAGCAAATTCTGCCTCTTCTTCCGGTAAGAAAATCGTAATAGACAGAACTTCTGATCTTTATGCTCAGAGCATGGAAATGGAAAACTATATGGTAAAGATGATGCTTTCTTCCATGAGGAATACCATTCAGCATACAAGTCTTTCCGGTGATGGAAATGATTATGCAAGAAACATGTATGAAGACATGATGTATGATAATCTTGCCGAAAGCCTGACTAAGAATTCTGGTTTCGGTATTGCCGACCAGATTTACATTGAACTTTCCGGTCAGCGCTAA